One window of the Conexibacter sp. SYSU D00693 genome contains the following:
- a CDS encoding phosphoribosylaminoimidazolesuccinocarboxamide synthase → MSAATLDLPLLARGKVREMYDLGDRILMVASDRISTYDVVHPNTIPDKGKVLTGISAFWFAKTGHIVANHHLSATDGVPDEVRGRALAVKKLKMLPVECIVRGHITGSGWKDYQATGKVSGIELPPGLRESEKLPTPIFTPSTKAEEGHDETVDFDAAAEIVGDRELMERLRDVSIALYRFAADHAAERGVILADTKFEFGLDADGQLTLGDEVLTPDSSRYWPAEGFETGRGQPSFDKQYVRDWASSTGWDKTPPAPEIPADIVDGTRARYVEAYELVTGESFDAWLSRTAP, encoded by the coding sequence GTGTCTGCCGCCACTCTGGACCTGCCGCTCCTCGCCCGCGGCAAGGTCCGCGAGATGTACGACCTGGGCGACCGGATCCTCATGGTCGCCTCCGACCGGATCTCGACCTACGACGTCGTGCACCCGAACACGATCCCGGACAAGGGCAAGGTCCTGACCGGGATCTCCGCGTTCTGGTTCGCCAAGACCGGCCACATCGTCGCCAACCACCACCTGTCGGCCACCGACGGGGTGCCCGACGAGGTCCGTGGCCGCGCGCTGGCGGTCAAGAAGCTCAAGATGCTCCCGGTCGAGTGCATCGTCCGCGGGCACATCACCGGCAGCGGCTGGAAGGACTACCAGGCGACCGGCAAGGTCTCGGGCATCGAGCTCCCGCCCGGCCTGCGTGAGAGCGAGAAGCTGCCGACCCCGATCTTCACGCCCTCCACGAAGGCGGAGGAGGGCCACGACGAGACCGTCGACTTCGACGCGGCCGCCGAGATCGTGGGCGACCGCGAGCTCATGGAGCGCCTGCGCGACGTCTCCATCGCGCTGTACCGCTTCGCCGCCGACCACGCGGCCGAGCGCGGCGTGATCCTCGCCGACACGAAGTTCGAGTTCGGCCTGGACGCCGACGGCCAGCTCACCCTCGGCGACGAGGTCCTGACGCCCGACTCGTCGCGCTACTGGCCGGCCGAGGGCTTCGAGACCGGCCGCGGCCAGCCGTCGTTCGACAAGCAGTACGTGCGCGACTGGGCCTCGTCGACGGGCTGGGACAAGACCCCGCCGGCGCCGGAGATCCCCGCCGACATCGTCGACGGCACCCGGGCGCGCTACGTCGAGGCCTACGAGCTCGTCACGGGCGAGTCCTTCGACGCGTGGCTGAGCAGGACCGCGCCGTGA